The genome window TCGACGATGGCCGGTCCCTCGATCGCGGTGCCGGGCGCGAGGTCGTCCGCCGCGTAGACGTCGGCCTCGGACCAGGTTCCGGTGTAGACCCGCCGCGTGCCCTTTCGGGTGTTCCCGGTCCCGTCGATCCGTTCCTTAACGGGCAGGTCGACAGACGGCAGTTTCCAGGTGACCGTGGCGCGCAGCGTGACCAGGCGGATCTCCTGGTCGAGCTGATGGTAGGAATACAGGGTCTGGTACCGTTCGTGAAAGAGCGAAGCCCACGCACGTCGTATCGCACCGTCGTCCATCGCAAGGTCCGGGACGGTCACGTTCACCTCGTAGATCTGGTCCAGGTAGCGCATGTCCGCCGTAAACTGGGTGGCGATGTCCTCGTCCGCCAGTCCCTGGTTCCTGAGCCGGGCGATGCCCTGGCCCGCCATCCGGTCCGTCAGGCGTCTTACTTCGTCGAGATCGACAACGTCCAGGCTGGCCGTGAATGACTGGGCGAAGTCGTACCGGAGGTCGGACGCGAGCATGCCGTAGGCCGACAGCACGGGGGCTGCCGAGGGCAGGTAGACTTTGCCGATACCCGTCTTCCGGGCGACCTGACCCACGTGCAATCCCGCCGCTCCACCGAAGGCCAGCAGGGAATAATGCCGGGGATCTCCACCCCGGCGCACGGTCAATAGCCGGATGCCTTCGGCCATGGCCGTGGTCACCACGTCGAGGATGCCGCGGGCCGCGTCCACCGTGGACAGCCCGAGTGGTTCGGCAACGGAGTGCTGCACCGTCCGTTCAGACAGATCGGGAAAGAGGGGGTTCCGTCCGCCCAGGAAATTCCCGGGATCGAGGTAGCCCAGGACCAGGTTCGCGTCCGTAACCGTGGGCTTATCGCCGCCCCGGCCGTAACAGGCCGGACCGGGATCGGCCCCGGCGCTTTGGGGTCCGACGTGCAGGGTTCCTCCGTCGTCCACCCGCGCGATGCTCCCGCCGCCCGCGCCCAGCGTGTGGAGATCGATCATCGGCACGGCGATCTTCCACCCCCCTTCGTAGTGTTCCCCGGAGACCTGGGGATCGCCGGCTTCGATCACTGAGATATCCGTGCTCGTTCCGCCCATGTCGAATCCGATGAGATCGCCTTCGCCGATCAGCCGGCCGTAGGCAACGGCCCCGCTGACCCCTCCGGCCGGTCCAGAGAGTATGGCCTGCACGGCCTGCCGTGCGGCGACGTCCAGCGGCGTTACCCCTCCGTTGGACGTCATCGTGAGGATGTCACTCGCGAGGCCCAGGCCGGACGCTTCCTCCTTCATGCGTTCGAGATACCTGGCGTAGACCGGACCCACATAGGCGTTCACGGCCGTGGTACTCAGGCGGTCGTATTCCTTGATCTGGGGCAGGATCTCGGAGGAGAGCGAGAGGTACAGTTCCGGGTGCCGCTGCCGGATGCGTTCGCCGACGAGCCGTTCGTGCGCCGGGTTCAGGTAGGAGAAAACCAGGCAGACGGCGACGGATTCCACGCCGGCCCGCGCGAGTTCGTCCAGTATCCCGTCCAGCGCCTCATTATCCACAGGCGCTTCGACGGCGCCGTCGGAGCGGATTCGTTCCGCCAACGTATGCCGCAGGGGCCGCGGAACCAGTGGCTCGACGGGGGTCATCCTCAGATTGTACCGGTCTTCTTTCAGCCCTTCCCTGAGCGCCAGCAGGTCCCGGAAACCCTCGGTGGTGATCAGGCCGACCCGGGCGCCCTTGCGCTCCAGGAGCGTGTTGGTCGCGACGGTCGTGCCGTGAATGAACAGCCGGGTCCGGGACATCAGTTCGGCCGCGGAGAGGCCGTGGGATTCGGCGATATCACCGAGTCCGTTCATCACCGCATTGGACGGCGCCTGGGGCGTCGACGCCGTCTTGAAGTAGCGCGGCGCGGTATCGCCTTCCACCACGACAAAATCCGTAAACGTCCCGCCGACGTCGATGCCTATGGAGATGGGCGGTTTCGAGGCGTCCGGTGAATCGGCGTCCGGTCTCGTGGCGTCCGGTCTCGTGTCGTCGGGACTCGCGGCGTCGCTGGCATGTTCGTTCATTTCGAATCTCCGGACCGGTCCGTGTTGACGCAACACGATCGGCATACTATACTGTGCTATACCGTTCAGGCGAAATCGGAAAACGCACTTTCTCCATACAGTAATCCCACAACCAAGTCCATGAATCCGTCCCGCATTTTCGAACAGAACGCGCAGTGGATCAAGCGAAGACTGGGCTCCGATCCCGGTTATCTCGATCGGCTGTCGCGGCCGCAGCAGCCCGGCATTCTCTACATCGGATGCTCGGACAGCCGGGTGATGCCCGAAGCCTTCATGGGCGCCGGTCCGGGTGAGGTCTTCGTCCACCGTAACGTGGGCAACCTGGTCTCACCCCTGGACCCGAACACGGGTTCCGCCGTCATCTACGGGGTCGAGCATCTGAAAGTCGGGCATGTCGTGGTGTGCGGTCACTACGACTGCGGCGCGGTAAAGGCGGTGTTGCAGTC of Gemmatimonadota bacterium contains these proteins:
- a CDS encoding carbonic anhydrase, which codes for MNPSRIFEQNAQWIKRRLGSDPGYLDRLSRPQQPGILYIGCSDSRVMPEAFMGAGPGEVFVHRNVGNLVSPLDPNTGSAVIYGVEHLKVGHVVVCGHYDCGAVKAVLQSEDLGSLEPWLRNLRAVSRRHQSELEALPDATDRCDRLVEHSVRAQCANILEFPEVQASISETGLQVHGWVFDLRSGRIVDLNVDRG